A stretch of Bacteroidales bacterium DNA encodes these proteins:
- a CDS encoding quinone-dependent dihydroorotate dehydrogenase, which produces MYKLIVRPVLFLFNPENVHGLLINLLKLLNIIPGMKALLRVFFMSNNEALKRTVFGIEFKNPVGLAAGFDKNAEVFDVLDGFGFSFVEIGTVTPLGQKGNPKPRLFRLKKDKAIINRMGFNNNGLVAAIKKLKKRKGKIIVGGNIGKNTATSNEDANNDYIKCFNGLHPYVDYFTVNVSCPNVCNLTELQDKDLLCDLLTSLKKINSEKTKQKPILLKISPDLSFPQIDDTLEIIKKTGIDGIVAVNTTTSRENLTYSDEHIKKIANGGLSGKPLKNRSTEIIKYISKKTKGKLPIIGVGGIINANDAIEKLNAGASLVQAYTGFIYEGASIVKKINKAIIKYANTSEKL; this is translated from the coding sequence ATGTATAAACTTATTGTTCGACCTGTTTTATTTCTTTTTAATCCTGAAAATGTTCACGGATTACTTATCAATCTCTTAAAACTTCTCAATATAATTCCCGGTATGAAAGCCCTTTTAAGGGTTTTTTTTATGTCAAATAATGAAGCCTTAAAAAGAACCGTCTTCGGAATTGAATTTAAAAACCCTGTCGGGTTGGCTGCCGGTTTTGATAAAAACGCAGAAGTTTTTGATGTGCTTGACGGTTTCGGCTTTTCATTTGTCGAAATAGGAACTGTTACACCGCTCGGGCAAAAAGGAAACCCTAAACCCCGACTTTTCAGGCTAAAAAAAGATAAAGCAATTATTAACCGAATGGGGTTTAATAACAACGGTTTAGTTGCTGCAATAAAAAAACTTAAAAAAAGAAAAGGGAAAATAATTGTCGGAGGAAATATCGGTAAAAATACTGCAACATCAAACGAAGATGCAAACAATGACTATATAAAGTGTTTTAATGGTTTACACCCTTATGTAGATTACTTTACGGTTAACGTAAGTTGTCCGAATGTTTGCAATTTAACAGAATTGCAAGACAAAGACCTTCTCTGCGATTTATTAACAAGCCTTAAAAAAATAAACTCAGAAAAAACCAAACAGAAACCAATTTTATTAAAAATATCACCCGATTTATCCTTTCCGCAAATTGATGATACCCTCGAAATTATTAAAAAAACCGGAATAGACGGAATAGTTGCCGTAAACACAACAACTTCAAGAGAAAATTTAACATATTCCGATGAACATATAAAAAAAATTGCAAACGGGGGCTTAAGCGGCAAACCTTTAAAAAATCGTTCAACCGAAATTATTAAATATATTTCCAAAAAAACAAAGGGTAAACTTCCGATAATAGGTGTCGGAGGAATAATAAACGCAAATGATGCAATTGAAAAACTAAATGCGGGAGCATCTCTTGTACAGGCATATACAGGGTTTATATATGAAGGAGCTTCAATAGTGAAAAAAATAAACAAAGCAATTATAAAATATGCTAACACTTCTGAAAAATTGTAA